Proteins from a genomic interval of Chiloscyllium plagiosum isolate BGI_BamShark_2017 chromosome 36, ASM401019v2, whole genome shotgun sequence:
- the LOC122540819 gene encoding uncharacterized protein LOC122540819 isoform X1 — protein MDFRTNHENPLNKDFHRDVIRANYPSIVGHLQMSPVFYRLLQEKGILSDQQIQIIQKEGSQELKVAKLLSLLEGEGSWVLEPFSELLNETGYVQLAKVLHGTALTKCLAKQENHGKKSQLWNQMQTLEQELERGYMEESLTLKRTLEDMKREYLLRLQDLENEFVFTERERDVARRERNMALQERELLLRKNKELLKTLKRVRQSLEHQENKWHGADQSSQALAYIAPMRNKWN, from the exons ATTTCAGAACTAACCATGAAAATCCACTGAACAAAGACTTTCATAGAGATGTGATTCGGGCAAATTATCCCTCAATTGTCGGCCACCTTCAGATGTCACCAGTATTCTACAGACTTCTCCAAGAAAAAGGAATTCTGTCTGATCAGCAGATCCAAATAATCCAG AAGGAAGGTAGCCAGGAGCTTAAAGTCGCAAAACTGCTTTCACTGTTGGAAGGAGAAGGAAGTTGGGTCTTGGAGCCATTCTCTGAGCTGCTGAATGAGACAGGCTATGTCCAGTTGGCCAAAGTCTTACATGGCACAGCATTAACCAAGTGTCTAG CAAAGCAGGAAAATCATGGTAAGAAAAGCCAACTATGGAATCAAATGCAAACACTTGAGCAGGAACTAGAGAGGGGTTACATGGAGGAGTCGCTTACCCTCAAAAGAACACTTGAAGACATGAAGAGAGAATATTTACTGCG GTTGCAGGATTTGGAAAATGAATTTGTCTTCACTGAAAGGGAGCGGGATGTGGCCAGAAGGGAACGAAATATGGCCTTGCAGGAGAGAGAATTACTATTGAGAAAAAACAAGGAGCTGCTGAAAACTTTAAAACGGGTGCGCCAATCCCTGGAACATCAGGAAAACAAATGGCATGGAGCAGACCAGTCCAGTCAGGCACTGGCCTATATAGCACCCATGAGAAACAAGTGGAATTAA
- the LOC122540819 gene encoding uncharacterized protein LOC122540819 isoform X2 produces MSPVFYRLLQEKGILSDQQIQIIQKEGSQELKVAKLLSLLEGEGSWVLEPFSELLNETGYVQLAKVLHGTALTKCLAKQENHGKKSQLWNQMQTLEQELERGYMEESLTLKRTLEDMKREYLLRLQDLENEFVFTERERDVARRERNMALQERELLLRKNKELLKTLKRVRQSLEHQENKWHGADQSSQALAYIAPMRNKWN; encoded by the exons ATGTCACCAGTATTCTACAGACTTCTCCAAGAAAAAGGAATTCTGTCTGATCAGCAGATCCAAATAATCCAG AAGGAAGGTAGCCAGGAGCTTAAAGTCGCAAAACTGCTTTCACTGTTGGAAGGAGAAGGAAGTTGGGTCTTGGAGCCATTCTCTGAGCTGCTGAATGAGACAGGCTATGTCCAGTTGGCCAAAGTCTTACATGGCACAGCATTAACCAAGTGTCTAG CAAAGCAGGAAAATCATGGTAAGAAAAGCCAACTATGGAATCAAATGCAAACACTTGAGCAGGAACTAGAGAGGGGTTACATGGAGGAGTCGCTTACCCTCAAAAGAACACTTGAAGACATGAAGAGAGAATATTTACTGCG GTTGCAGGATTTGGAAAATGAATTTGTCTTCACTGAAAGGGAGCGGGATGTGGCCAGAAGGGAACGAAATATGGCCTTGCAGGAGAGAGAATTACTATTGAGAAAAAACAAGGAGCTGCTGAAAACTTTAAAACGGGTGCGCCAATCCCTGGAACATCAGGAAAACAAATGGCATGGAGCAGACCAGTCCAGTCAGGCACTGGCCTATATAGCACCCATGAGAAACAAGTGGAATTAA